In a genomic window of Apteryx mantelli isolate bAptMan1 chromosome 2, bAptMan1.hap1, whole genome shotgun sequence:
- the ADCYAP1 gene encoding pituitary adenylate cyclase-activating polypeptide isoform X1, with amino-acid sequence MCSKAILALLVYGIIMHCSVYCSPAAGLQYPALRLEDEVYDEDGNTLQDFAYDHEPLGVANPSSMIGEMYTLYYPPEKRHADGIFNKAYRKLLGQLSARKYLHSLMAKRVGGASSGLGDEAEPLTKRHIDGIFTDSYSRYRKQMAVKKYLAAVLGKRVEDINFHHLLLYIEKDALLPGDYEENDLGELLKQILPPQRTQPGARPVPSPGKVAKEDT; translated from the exons ATGTGTAGCAAAGCGATCCTAGCACTCCTGGTCTATGGCATAATAATGCATTGCAGCGTCTACTGCTCACCTGCGGCTGGACTTCAGTACCCGGCGCTCAG GCTGGAGGATGAAGTCTATGACGAGGACGGGAACACTCTGCAGGACTTCGCCTATGACCATGAGCCCCTCGGTGTAGCGAACCCGTCCTCCATGATAGGCGAGATGTACACCTTGTATTACCCACCGGAAAAGAG GCACGCCGATGGGATCTTCAACAAAGCCTACAGGAAACTCCTGGGTCAGTTATCCGCGAGGAAATATCTGCACTCTCTGATGGCCAAGCGGGTCGG CGGTGCCAGCAGCGGCCTGGGGGACGAGGCGGAACCGCTCACCAAGCGGCACATAGACGGCATCTTCACGGACAGCTACAGCCGCTACCGGAAACAAATGGCTGTCAAGAAATACTTAGCAGCCGTCCTGGGGAAAAG GGTCGAAGACATTAATTTTCACCATTTGCTACTGTACATAGAGAAGGATGCCCTGCTCCCAGGGGATTATGAGGAAAATGATTTGGGAGAATTGCTGAAGCAGATTCTTCCCCCG CAGCGCACCCAGCCGGGGGCTCGCCCCGTCCCTTCTCCTGGGAAGGTGGCGAAGGAGGACACGTAG
- the ADCYAP1 gene encoding pituitary adenylate cyclase-activating polypeptide isoform X2: MCSKAILALLVYGIIMHCSVYCSPAAGLQYPALRLEDEVYDEDGNTLQDFAYDHEPLGVANPSSMIGEMYTLYYPPEKRHADGIFNKAYRKLLGQLSARKYLHSLMAKRVGGASSGLGDEAEPLTKRHIDGIFTDSYSRYRKQMAVKKYLAAVLGKRYKQRVKNKGRRVAYL, from the exons ATGTGTAGCAAAGCGATCCTAGCACTCCTGGTCTATGGCATAATAATGCATTGCAGCGTCTACTGCTCACCTGCGGCTGGACTTCAGTACCCGGCGCTCAG GCTGGAGGATGAAGTCTATGACGAGGACGGGAACACTCTGCAGGACTTCGCCTATGACCATGAGCCCCTCGGTGTAGCGAACCCGTCCTCCATGATAGGCGAGATGTACACCTTGTATTACCCACCGGAAAAGAG GCACGCCGATGGGATCTTCAACAAAGCCTACAGGAAACTCCTGGGTCAGTTATCCGCGAGGAAATATCTGCACTCTCTGATGGCCAAGCGGGTCGG CGGTGCCAGCAGCGGCCTGGGGGACGAGGCGGAACCGCTCACCAAGCGGCACATAGACGGCATCTTCACGGACAGCTACAGCCGCTACCGGAAACAAATGGCTGTCAAGAAATACTTAGCAGCCGTCCTGGGGAAAAGGTATAAACAAAGAGTTAAAAACAAAGGACGCCGAGTAGCGTATTTGTAG